A region of Methanobacteriaceae archaeon DNA encodes the following proteins:
- a CDS encoding methanogenesis marker 12 protein produces MVFIGMDHGTTGISFCIMSDEGEVIEVFKIGREESKKGLVSATEEIMKRVDLDSVKLMAITYAMGDGINQILPTAKVENRGILSINGAGKVTGGGTSVFSELESLDIDSIMIPGLHKDSDSLNELFRAAYSHQASPEKVSICYNAYKETGWSNFIVADISSNSVDILIEDGKIKGAMDACLGAMGVVHGPIDLEMIRDIDEGRLSANECFSHAGAVKIADIDTKVANMKDILLENYKNGDEKAILAINTLIMTVAMEIAGLDVVCENEIEGIVLTGSIGSATEPFNFEDEINKYFKNKYPLKVVSKESGAIGAAQIAMDVYNGKEEILGIEVNIS; encoded by the coding sequence ATGGTATTTATTGGGATGGACCATGGAACTACTGGAATCTCTTTTTGCATAATGTCTGATGAAGGCGAAGTAATCGAAGTTTTTAAGATTGGAAGAGAAGAAAGTAAAAAAGGTTTGGTTTCAGCAACTGAAGAAATAATGAAACGTGTTGACTTAGACAGCGTAAAATTAATGGCTATTACTTATGCAATGGGTGATGGAATAAACCAGATTTTACCAACTGCTAAAGTTGAAAATAGAGGAATTTTATCCATTAATGGAGCTGGAAAAGTTACTGGTGGTGGAACTTCTGTATTTTCTGAATTGGAATCTTTAGATATTGATTCAATCATGATTCCAGGACTTCACAAAGATTCAGACTCATTAAATGAATTGTTTAGAGCTGCTTATTCTCATCAGGCTAGTCCGGAAAAAGTAAGTATTTGTTATAATGCTTATAAAGAAACAGGTTGGTCTAATTTTATTGTAGCAGACATATCATCCAATAGTGTGGATATTCTTATTGAAGATGGAAAAATTAAAGGTGCAATGGATGCATGTTTAGGTGCTATGGGTGTAGTTCACGGACCAATTGATCTTGAAATGATTAGAGATATTGATGAAGGCAGATTATCTGCTAATGAATGCTTCTCACATGCAGGAGCAGTTAAAATAGCTGATATTGACACTAAAGTAGCTAATATGAAAGATATTCTCTTGGAAAATTATAAAAACGGAGACGAAAAAGCTATTTTAGCTATTAATACTTTAATCATGACTGTTGCAATGGAAATTGCAGGTCTTGATGTTGTATGTGAAAACGAAATTGAAGGAATTGTACTTACAGGTTCTATTGGAAGTGCAACTGAACCGTTTAACTTTGAAGATGAAATTAACAAATATTTCAAAAACAAATATCCTTTAAAAGTAGTTTCAAAAGAATCAGGAGCTATTGGTGCTGCTCAAATAGCGATGGATGTTTATAATGGAAAAGAAGAAATATTGGGTATTGAAGTTAATATTTCATAA
- the ilvN gene encoding acetolactate synthase small subunit — protein sequence MNEYHVISTLVEDKPGVLQKVAGLFNRRGFNIDSITVGVSEVEGLSRMVITVNADKKGLEQVTKQLHKLVDVIKIKDITKNAVKRELCLIKVHVPNEKARAEIMQYTNIFRAKIVDISEETLIIELTGDMGKINAFISLIKGYGIKKISRTGLTAMARGV from the coding sequence ATGAATGAATATCATGTTATTTCCACATTAGTAGAAGATAAACCAGGGGTTTTACAAAAAGTTGCTGGTCTATTTAATAGAAGAGGCTTCAACATTGATAGTATTACAGTAGGAGTATCTGAAGTAGAAGGACTATCTCGTATGGTAATTACTGTAAATGCTGATAAAAAAGGCCTTGAGCAAGTCACAAAGCAACTACATAAATTAGTTGACGTTATCAAGATTAAAGATATTACAAAAAATGCTGTAAAAAGGGAATTATGTCTTATTAAAGTCCATGTTCCTAATGAAAAGGCGAGAGCTGAAATAATGCAATATACTAATATTTTTAGAGCAAAAATTGTCGATATTTCAGAAGAAACATTGATTATTGAGCTTACTGGAGATATGGGAAAAATTAATGCATTTATATCTTTGATAAAAGGTTATGGAATCAAAAAGATTTCAAGAACCGGCCTTACCGCAATGGCTAGGGGTGTATAA
- a CDS encoding acetolactate synthase large subunit, which translates to MRGGEAIIESLKNMGVKTIFGYPGGQTIPFYDMLYDADMDHILVRHEQCAAHAADGYARASGRVGVCLATSGPGATNLVTGIATAYMDSSPIVAITGQVPSHLIGNDAFQEADIIGITMPITKHSFQSKNPDLLPSMIKSSFEIASSGRPGPVVIDVPKEVQEGELTKFDDSLIETPGYNPTTKGNIRQIKKAYSMIKEAKKPMILAGAGVIISGACCELKKLAHTINAPVMTSLLGKGAIDETDDLALGMLGMHGRKVSNDYINESDLLIAIGVRFSDRTTGRLDSFVPSTKVIHIDIDPAEIGKNVDVDLPIVGDAYNVLTSLNGLFDDYKVSSDVINWANMIKEKKQELRPRVTYSDVPLKPQTVIKEIAESLTPDSILTTDVGQNQMWAAHFFETQKPRKFISSGGLGTMGFGFPAAIGAKVACPEDTVVSINGDGGFLMVCQELATIREYDLPVIAVVLENRTLGMVYQWQSLLYEGRHSQTLLGNSPDFVKLAESFGVNAARITKPGETKEALTSAIKDNEPILLNVVIDSQEALPMLPPGAGINEMIGEYKLEKDVI; encoded by the coding sequence ATGAGAGGCGGAGAAGCAATAATTGAGTCCCTCAAAAATATGGGGGTTAAAACAATATTTGGTTATCCTGGCGGACAAACCATCCCTTTTTATGACATGTTATATGATGCAGATATGGATCATATATTGGTTAGACACGAACAATGCGCAGCTCATGCAGCTGACGGATATGCAAGAGCATCTGGTCGTGTGGGAGTGTGTTTGGCAACTTCAGGCCCTGGTGCTACAAACCTTGTAACAGGTATTGCTACAGCATATATGGATTCTTCTCCAATAGTTGCTATTACAGGGCAGGTTCCTAGTCATTTAATTGGAAATGACGCATTCCAAGAAGCGGACATCATCGGAATTACTATGCCTATTACTAAACATAGTTTCCAATCAAAAAACCCGGATTTATTACCTTCCATGATCAAATCAAGTTTTGAAATAGCATCCAGTGGAAGACCGGGTCCAGTTGTTATTGATGTTCCTAAAGAAGTTCAGGAAGGGGAACTAACTAAATTTGATGATTCATTAATTGAGACACCAGGTTATAATCCAACTACTAAAGGAAATATTAGACAGATTAAAAAAGCTTATTCAATGATTAAAGAAGCTAAAAAGCCAATGATTTTGGCTGGTGCTGGGGTTATTATCTCTGGGGCTTGCTGTGAGTTGAAAAAACTTGCACATACTATTAATGCTCCTGTTATGACTTCCCTTTTAGGTAAAGGAGCTATTGATGAGACCGATGATTTGGCATTAGGTATGCTTGGTATGCACGGTAGGAAAGTCTCAAATGATTATATTAACGAATCTGATTTATTAATTGCTATCGGAGTTAGGTTTTCTGATAGAACTACTGGTAGATTAGACAGTTTCGTTCCTTCAACTAAAGTTATTCATATTGATATAGATCCTGCAGAGATTGGCAAAAACGTTGATGTAGATTTACCTATTGTAGGTGATGCATACAATGTATTGACTTCATTAAATGGTCTTTTTGATGATTATAAAGTATCTAGTGATGTAATTAATTGGGCTAATATGATTAAAGAGAAAAAACAAGAATTACGTCCAAGAGTAACATATAGTGATGTTCCTCTTAAACCTCAAACAGTTATTAAGGAGATTGCAGAATCATTAACTCCTGATTCAATTTTAACAACTGATGTAGGTCAAAATCAAATGTGGGCGGCACATTTCTTTGAAACTCAAAAGCCACGTAAATTCATATCTTCAGGTGGACTTGGAACCATGGGATTCGGATTCCCTGCAGCTATTGGTGCTAAAGTAGCTTGTCCTGAAGATACTGTTGTATCCATTAACGGAGACGGTGGATTTTTAATGGTTTGTCAGGAATTAGCTACAATTCGTGAATACGATTTACCAGTTATTGCCGTTGTTTTAGAAAATAGAACTTTAGGAATGGTATATCAATGGCAAAGTTTATTATACGAAGGAAGACATTCCCAAACCTTATTGGGTAATAGTCCGGACTTTGTTAAATTAGCAGAAAGTTTTGGTGTAAATGCTGCTAGAATTACAAAACCTGGTGAAACTAAAGAAGCATTAACTTCTGCAATCAAGGATAATGAACCAATTTTATTAAATGTCGTTATTGATTCACAAGAAGCATTACCTATGCTTCCACCTGGAGCAGGAATTAATGAGATGATTGGTGAATATAAACTTGAAAAGGATGTGATTTAA
- a CDS encoding LSM domain protein: protein MSQDKDNVNKMFKQFKNKYVTVDLRGDYQSEGKIIAIDNYLNIILENENGLETVKGGNIIFISIKEE, encoded by the coding sequence ATGAGTCAAGATAAAGATAACGTAAATAAAATGTTTAAACAATTTAAAAATAAGTATGTAACTGTTGATTTAAGAGGAGATTACCAAAGCGAAGGAAAAATAATCGCAATTGACAATTACTTAAACATCATCCTTGAAAATGAAAATGGTTTAGAAACCGTCAAAGGCGGAAATATTATTTTTATTAGTATAAAAGAAGAATAA
- a CDS encoding DUF2085 domain-containing protein, giving the protein MDIMKYICHRKPERSFFIKNHQFPVCARCTGFYTGLAVYLIFNFFYPHNYNLNMLIISIILMIPTGVDGFTQYFGLRESTNKLRFITGFIGGIGLIIFMKTIIRGIIYVL; this is encoded by the coding sequence ATGGATATAATGAAATATATTTGCCACAGAAAACCTGAGAGAAGTTTCTTTATTAAAAATCATCAGTTTCCAGTTTGTGCAAGATGCACTGGGTTTTACACAGGATTGGCCGTTTATTTAATTTTCAATTTCTTTTATCCGCACAATTATAATTTAAATATGCTTATAATTTCCATAATTCTAATGATACCTACCGGTGTGGATGGATTTACACAATATTTTGGTTTAAGAGAAAGTACAAATAAATTAAGATTTATAACCGGATTTATAGGAGGAATCGGGTTAATAATATTTATGAAAACAATTATAAGAGGGATAATTTATGTTTTGTAG
- the ilvC gene encoding ketol-acid reductoisomerase, whose translation MKMYYDADVNTDALEGKTVAVIGYGSQGRAQSRNMADSGANVIVGVRENGSSWNLVKEDGMTVKTIEDAAKEADIIHILLPDEIQEKVYNEQIAPYVESGNTISFSHGYNIHFGLINPAEDVNIVMFAPKGPGSMVRRTYEEGFGIPGLVAVERDATGDALQLALGMAKACGLTKAGVLETTFKEETETDLFGEQTVLCGGVTELINAGFTTLVEAGYQPEIAYFETCHEVKLIVDLIYEKGFAGMWNDVSNTAEYGGLTRGKTIITDEAKEGMKVALKQIQDGTFKKQFADENATDGANLKEMRAAEGRKEIEIVGERLRKACGLQKDD comes from the coding sequence ATGAAAATGTATTATGATGCAGATGTAAATACTGACGCTCTTGAAGGAAAAACCGTTGCTGTTATCGGATACGGTTCTCAAGGAAGAGCACAATCAAGAAATATGGCTGATAGTGGTGCTAATGTCATTGTAGGTGTAAGAGAAAACGGAAGTTCCTGGAACTTAGTTAAAGAAGATGGCATGACTGTAAAAACTATCGAAGATGCTGCAAAAGAAGCTGATATCATTCACATTTTACTTCCTGATGAAATTCAAGAAAAAGTTTACAATGAACAAATTGCTCCTTATGTCGAATCTGGAAATACTATTTCATTCTCTCACGGTTACAACATCCACTTTGGATTAATTAATCCTGCTGAAGATGTAAACATTGTAATGTTTGCACCTAAAGGACCTGGATCCATGGTAAGAAGAACTTACGAAGAAGGATTTGGTATTCCTGGTTTAGTTGCAGTTGAAAGAGACGCAACTGGAGACGCTTTACAACTTGCATTAGGTATGGCAAAAGCATGTGGTTTAACCAAAGCTGGTGTTTTAGAAACTACTTTCAAAGAAGAAACTGAAACTGATTTATTCGGTGAACAAACTGTTTTATGTGGTGGAGTAACTGAATTAATCAACGCAGGATTCACAACTTTAGTTGAAGCTGGTTACCAACCTGAAATTGCTTACTTTGAAACCTGTCACGAAGTAAAACTTATCGTAGATTTAATCTATGAAAAAGGATTTGCTGGAATGTGGAACGATGTAAGTAACACCGCAGAATACGGTGGTTTAACCAGAGGAAAAACCATTATTACTGATGAAGCAAAAGAAGGAATGAAAGTTGCTTTAAAACAAATTCAAGATGGAACTTTCAAAAAACAATTTGCTGATGAAAATGCTACTGACGGAGCTAACTTAAAAGAAATGAGAGCTGCTGAAGGTAGAAAAGAAATTGAAATCGTCGGTGAAAGATTAAGAAAAGCTTGTGGATTACAAAAAGATGATTAA
- a CDS encoding zinc-ribbon domain-containing protein — MFCRNCGEENIEEAIFCKNCGTKLREEPKKAEIIEQTEYQSTDSGSNNTLCCCLFIIVIFLIFAIL; from the coding sequence ATGTTTTGTAGAAACTGTGGGGAAGAAAACATTGAAGAAGCAATATTTTGTAAAAATTGTGGAACAAAACTAAGAGAAGAACCTAAAAAAGCAGAAATAATCGAACAAACAGAATACCAAAGTACTGATTCTGGAAGTAACAATACACTTTGCTGTTGTTTATTCATAATTGTGATTTTTTTAATTTTTGCAATCCTCTAA
- a CDS encoding carbonic anhydrase, whose amino-acid sequence MTILENILEDNKNFVENFDGEEMSHHAQKKLAILTCMDCRLIDFFEPALGLKRGDAKIVRNAGNSIVGEDAIRSIGAALYNLGAEEVLVVGHTECGMAGADVNALKEKMLARGIKEEDIAKYDLAEWIGGFDDEEENVKNVVEKIKNHPLIPDVPVHGLIIDIVSGELKVLVDGY is encoded by the coding sequence ATGACTATATTGGAAAATATTTTAGAAGATAATAAGAATTTTGTTGAAAACTTTGACGGCGAAGAAATGTCTCACCATGCACAAAAAAAATTAGCTATTTTAACTTGTATGGATTGCAGATTAATTGACTTTTTCGAACCTGCTTTAGGTCTTAAAAGAGGAGACGCTAAAATTGTAAGAAACGCAGGAAACTCCATTGTTGGCGAAGATGCTATTAGATCAATCGGAGCAGCTTTATACAATCTCGGTGCTGAAGAAGTATTAGTTGTAGGTCACACTGAATGTGGTATGGCTGGTGCAGATGTCAATGCTTTAAAAGAAAAAATGCTTGCAAGAGGCATTAAAGAAGAAGATATTGCTAAATATGACTTAGCTGAATGGATTGGCGGATTTGATGATGAAGAAGAAAACGTCAAAAACGTTGTAGAAAAAATCAAAAACCACCCATTAATCCCTGATGTACCTGTACACGGTCTTATTATTGACATTGTATCTGGTGAGTTAAAAGTTTTAGTAGATGGTTATTAA